The following proteins are encoded in a genomic region of Candidatus Eisenbacteria bacterium:
- a CDS encoding pyridoxamine 5'-phosphate oxidase family protein, producing the protein MPREAIAMTRDELLAFLGAQRWAALATLDPDGTPVGDLVPIRLDGDELRFAVPRGARSHANIERDPRVACAADEFPSYYEIRGVVAHGRATVRAGSPLGADWIEYGVPLDDTSSFDFRKIHRKY; encoded by the coding sequence ATGCCGCGCGAAGCGATCGCCATGACCCGCGACGAGCTGCTCGCGTTCCTGGGCGCGCAGCGCTGGGCGGCCCTCGCGACCCTCGATCCGGACGGCACGCCGGTCGGCGACCTCGTGCCGATCCGGCTCGACGGTGACGAGCTGCGCTTCGCCGTGCCCCGCGGGGCGCGCTCGCACGCGAACATCGAGCGCGACCCGCGCGTCGCCTGTGCGGCGGACGAGTTCCCGTCGTACTACGAGATCCGCGGCGTGGTCGCGCACGGACGGGCGACGGTGCGCGCCGGCAGCCCGCTCGGCGCCGACTGGATCGAGTACGGGGTGCCGCTCGACGACACGTCGAGCTTCGACTTCCGGAAGATCCATCGGAAGTACTAG
- a CDS encoding sugar phosphate isomerase/epimerase, whose protein sequence is MGGGLGPHDLVLCAGTLPRASFGERVRAAVAGGFRGISLWTRHYERERATGATDADMRAMLADRGLVVSEIEALSDVLGTPGTSSGPGDREVTCYRIADGLGARSLSIAEGPGAPGATAPLADDFAAICDRAAAHGLLVHVEFWPGSRVDLATAIAVVREAARPNGGVLADSWHMARGPGSADVLRRATDVPILAVQMSDGTLAPSGGDYVQETMRRRRLPGEGEFDLRSFVRLVDERGSRAPIGVEVLSDALATLAPEEVGRRAGAAARAVIGRAREER, encoded by the coding sequence ATGGGGGGTGGGCTCGGACCGCACGACCTGGTGCTGTGCGCCGGAACGCTGCCCAGGGCCAGCTTCGGGGAGCGCGTCCGGGCGGCCGTAGCGGGGGGCTTTCGCGGCATCTCCCTGTGGACCCGCCACTACGAGCGCGAGCGCGCGACGGGCGCGACCGACGCCGACATGCGGGCCATGCTGGCGGACCGCGGCCTCGTGGTCTCGGAGATCGAAGCGCTCTCGGACGTCCTCGGCACACCCGGGACCTCGAGCGGACCGGGCGATCGCGAGGTGACCTGCTACCGCATCGCCGACGGCCTGGGGGCGCGATCGCTCAGCATAGCCGAGGGGCCGGGTGCGCCGGGTGCTACCGCCCCGCTTGCCGACGACTTTGCCGCGATCTGCGATCGCGCCGCAGCCCACGGCCTCCTCGTCCACGTCGAGTTCTGGCCGGGCTCGCGCGTCGACCTCGCGACGGCGATCGCGGTCGTGCGCGAAGCGGCGCGGCCGAACGGCGGAGTCCTCGCCGACAGCTGGCACATGGCGCGGGGACCGGGATCGGCGGACGTGTTGCGTCGCGCGACGGACGTGCCGATCCTCGCGGTCCAGATGAGCGACGGCACGCTTGCCCCGAGTGGCGGGGACTACGTGCAGGAGACGATGCGGCGCCGGCGGCTTCCCGGCGAGGGCGAGTTCGACCTGCGCTCGTTCGTACGGCTCGTGGACGAGCGCGGCTCGCGCGCGCCGATCGGCGTCGAGGTGCTGTCCGACGCGCTCGCCACGCTCGCGCCCGAAGAGGTCGGACGCCGCGCCGGCGCCGCCGCACGCGCCGTGATCGGGCGCGCCAGGGAGGAACGATGA
- a CDS encoding pyridoxamine 5'-phosphate oxidase family protein translates to MKIPDDVAEFLGRHTRAFLLTRRRDGAPTIHPMTGFFADGRMTMSTYRKSAKARNVERDPRAGCLVVNGYGKDDARGVGLRGRGSLRQAELAAMPATDRAAPKVSDGVAGRVAERMASGKRIFLDVEPDEAAFVQRLWSE, encoded by the coding sequence ATGAAGATTCCGGACGACGTCGCCGAGTTCCTCGGCCGCCACACCCGCGCGTTCCTGCTGACGCGGCGCCGCGACGGCGCGCCGACCATCCACCCCATGACCGGCTTCTTCGCCGACGGGCGGATGACGATGTCGACGTACCGCAAGAGCGCCAAGGCGCGGAACGTCGAGCGCGACCCGCGTGCCGGCTGCCTGGTCGTGAACGGCTACGGCAAGGACGACGCGCGCGGGGTGGGGCTGCGCGGGCGCGGCAGCCTACGGCAAGCCGAGCTGGCGGCGATGCCGGCGACGGACCGTGCTGCGCCGAAAGTCTCGGACGGCGTCGCGGGCCGTGTCGCCGAGCGCATGGCGTCGGGGAAGCGGATCTTCCTCGACGTCGAACCGGACGAAGCCGCGTTCGTCCAGCGGCTGTGGAGCGAGTGA